The Sesamum indicum cultivar Zhongzhi No. 13 linkage group LG1, S_indicum_v1.0, whole genome shotgun sequence genome includes a window with the following:
- the LOC105172247 gene encoding protein kish, whose translation MSALFNFHSFLTVVLLGICACTYVKLHFPALLEQRTGFRGVFWKAARIGERLSPWVAVGCFTMGVSIIFF comes from the exons ATG TCAGCGCTCTTCAATTTCCATTCGTTCCTGACAGTAGTGTTATTAGGCATCTGTGCCTGCACGTATGTGAAGTTGCATTTCCCAGCACTTCTGGAACAGAGAACTGG GTTTCGAGGTGTTTTCTGGAAGGCTGCTAGAATAG GAGAGAGGCTCAGCCCTTGGGTGGCTGTGGGGTGCTTCACAATGGGGGTTTCAATAATCTTCTTCTGA
- the LOC105172253 gene encoding acetyl-coenzyme A carboxylase carboxyl transferase subunit alpha, chloroplastic (The sequence of the model RefSeq protein was modified relative to this genomic sequence to represent the inferred CDS: added 7 bases not found in genome assembly), which produces MTTLSLISGNCGRGRGEDTGSGYGLTSHFANEFLSSDTNGRLFRNFNGIRLKDLEGLRKRNGNGFRVFARVRKGKKHDYPWPDDINPNSKAPLTYLSYFKPLKEKPKPVTLAFEKPLVDLEQKIIEVQRMADDTGLDFTDQINALELKYQQALKDLYTHLTPIQRLNIARHPNRPTVLDHILNITEKWVELHGDRAGYDDPAIVTGIGSMEGRSYMFIGHQKGRNTKENIMRNFAMPTPHGYRKALRMMKYADHHGFPIVTFVDTPGAFADLKSEELGQGEAIAHNLRAMFGLRVPVITIVTGEGGSGGALAIACANKLLMLENSAFYVASPEACAAILWKSSKAAPKAAEKLKITAQEHYKRRIADGIIPEPLGGAHADPVWTSLQIKDAILRQMEELTRMNAEELIRHRMLKFRMIGVGAYREGSEVEPVRKRNMRASEVNAPKFADIESALDDLRKKILKAKGPSDPITYKKIEKLEEDLDQEMTKAFISMGLIDQIKSLNLELARSPNPDQASNRRLKEKADKIVQEFKRNLSQPGAYIGLKQKLQMLNMVSRLLELKEKSEKLKSELNQKLSADIKAKMETWKLAREKSSTGDPLDENLAREVEVAKEELDQVLRSANLHVVGTTKKENINPLPELREEMLNINRAIKQEIKKVIDEKGLSWKINELKAEAVKDSSSEKAKKLEAELKEVIAAALSASPLKDRLDNLRVQHESSVNKVVEGNVGTDNGRW; this is translated from the exons ATGACTACTCTATCTCTTATATCTGGGAATTGTGGGAGAGGAAGGGGAGAGGATACTGGTTCAGGGTATGGGCTGACTTCACATTTTGCAAACGAGTTTTTGTCGAGTGATACTAATGGGAGGTTGTTCCGAAACTTCAATGGTATCCGGTTGAAGGATTTGGAGGGCTTGAGGAAACGAAATGGGAATGGTTTTCGTGTTTTTGCAAGAGTTAGGAAAGGGAAGAAACACGACTACCCGTGGCCGGATGATATCAATCCAAATAGCAAGGCACCGTTAACTTATCTTTCTTACTTCAAGCCTCTGAAAGAGAAACCTAAGCCTGTAACACTTGCTTTTGAGAAGCCACTGGTCGATTTGGAGCAGAAGATCATTGAG GTTCAAAGAATGGCTGATGATACTGGATTGGATTTCACTGACCAAATTAATGCTTTGGAACTGAAGTATCAACAG GCGCTTAAGGATTTATACACACATTTGACTCCCATCCAACGCCTAAACATTGCTCGACATCCCAACAGGCCCACCGTACTTGATCATATTCTAAACATCACAGAGAAG TGGGTGGAGCTCCATGGAGACCGCGCGGGTTATGATGATCCAGCAATTGTGACGGGTATAGGGAGCATGGAGGGTCGAAGCTACATGTTCATAGGCCATCAGAAAGGAAGGAACacaaaggaaaatattatgCGTAACTTTGCAATGCCCACTCCTCACGG TTACAGAAAGGCTCTGCGAATGATGAAATATGCTGATCATCATGGATTTCCCATTGTTACATTTGTCGACACTCCTGGGGCCTTTGCTGATCTAAAATCAGAGGAATTAGGACAA GGTGAAGCAATAGCCCACAATTTGAGGGCAATGTTTGGCCTTAGAGTTCCAGTCATTACGATAGTCACTGGTGAAGGAGGTTCAGGTGGTGCTCTTGCAATCGCTTGTGCCAACAAATTGTTGATGCTTGAAAACTCAGCATTCTATGTCGCAAG TCCTGAAGCATGTGCTGCTATATTGTGGAAGTCATCCAAAGCAGCTCCCAAG GCAGCTGAGAAACTGAAGATTACTGCTCAAGAACACTACAAGCGGAGAATAGCAGATGGTATCATTCCT GAACCTCTTGGTGGCGCACATGCTGATCCTGTGTGGACATCTCTGCAGATTAAAGATGCTATTCTCCGACA GAATTGACGAGGATGAATGCAGAAGAACTCATTCGACATCGGATGCTCAAATTCCGGATGATTGGAGTGGGTGCCTATAGAGAGGGTTCTGAGGTGGAACCTGTGCGGAAGCGCAATATGCGAGCATCTGAGGTGAATGCACCTAAATTTGCCGACATAGAATCCGCGCTTGACGATCTCaggaaaaaaatacttaaagcTAAGGGACCATCGGATCCAATTACCtataagaaaattgagaagCTTGAAGAAGATCTAGACCAAGAAATGACCAAGGCATTCATTTCAATGGGCTTGATTGATCAGATCAAATCTCTCAACTTGGAGCTGGCTCGGTCTCCTAATCCCGATCAAGCCTCAAACAGACGTCTGAAGGAAAAAGCAGATAAAATAGTACAAGAGTTCAAGAGAAATCTATCACAGCCCGGTGCATATATTGGATTGAAGCAAAAGCTCCAAATGCTGAACATGGTTAGCAGGCTTCTTGAGCTGAAAGAGAAGAGTGAGAAGTTGAAAAGTGAACTCAATCAGAAGCTTTCAGCAGACATTAAAGCCAAAATGGAGACGTGGAAGTTGGCTAGGGAGAAGTCATCGACaggggatccattggatgaaaatcttgCACGGGAGGTAGAAGTTGCTAAAGAGGAGCTCGACCAGGTCCTCAGATCAGCTAACTTGCACGTCGTGGGAACaaccaaaaaggaaaacataAATCCGCTTCCTGAACTGAGAGAAGAAATGCTGAATATAAACAGAGCGATCAAGCAGGAAATCAAGAAGGTTATAGATGAGAAAGGGCTGAGTTGGAAAATCAATGAGCTGAAAGCAGAAGCTGTGAAAGACTCTAGTTCAGAGAAAGCGAAAAAGCTGGAAGCAGAACTCAAGGAAGTAATAGCTGCTGCTCTTAGTGCCAGCCCCCTCAAAGACAGGCTTGACAACTTAAGGGTGCAGCACGAATCCTCGGTGAACAAAGTCGTGGAAGGTAACGTCGGGACGGATAACGGCAGGTGGTGA